One window of the Mycobacterium haemophilum DSM 44634 genome contains the following:
- a CDS encoding LLM class F420-dependent oxidoreductase codes for MRIGIALDYSGGFHQAVDRIVELEKAGIDVAVVAEAYSFDAVSQLGYLAAKTTTVELASGVFPIYTRTPSLLAMTAAGLDFVSDGRFRLGIGTSGPQVMEGFHGVEFDAPLGRTREVVEICRQVWRRDRLQYAGKHYQIPLPADRGAGLGKALQLINHPVRERIPITIAALGPKNVELTAEIAEGWQPVFFYPEKAESVWGEALTAGAAKRDPALGPLDVMVHASLAIGDSVDDRLTWTKPQLALYIGGMGAKGRNFYHNLATRYGFGAVADRIQELYLSGRKHEAIDAVPDELVRGISLVGPRGFIAERLAAFTEAGVTTLLVSPMAADPAESVRYVEQLLQLRPA; via the coding sequence CTGCGAATCGGGATTGCGCTGGATTACTCGGGTGGGTTTCACCAAGCCGTCGACCGCATCGTCGAACTCGAAAAGGCCGGCATCGATGTCGCGGTAGTGGCCGAGGCGTATTCCTTCGACGCCGTGAGCCAGCTGGGCTACTTGGCCGCCAAAACAACGACCGTGGAATTGGCGTCGGGGGTGTTTCCTATCTACACCCGCACGCCGTCGTTGCTGGCCATGACTGCCGCCGGTCTGGATTTCGTGTCCGATGGCCGATTCCGTCTCGGGATCGGCACGTCCGGACCGCAGGTGATGGAGGGGTTTCACGGCGTCGAGTTCGATGCACCGCTGGGCCGCACCCGCGAAGTCGTGGAAATCTGTCGGCAGGTGTGGCGCCGAGACCGGCTGCAATACGCCGGCAAGCATTATCAGATCCCACTACCCGCGGACCGTGGAGCAGGCTTAGGCAAAGCGCTGCAGCTCATCAATCACCCTGTGCGCGAGCGCATTCCGATCACGATCGCGGCGCTGGGGCCGAAAAACGTTGAGCTTACCGCCGAGATCGCCGAGGGCTGGCAGCCGGTCTTCTTCTACCCGGAGAAGGCCGAGTCGGTCTGGGGTGAGGCGCTGACGGCCGGCGCTGCCAAGCGGGATCCCGCACTGGGGCCGCTGGACGTCATGGTGCATGCGTCGTTGGCCATCGGCGACAGCGTCGATGATCGGCTGACCTGGACCAAGCCGCAACTGGCCCTGTACATCGGCGGGATGGGCGCCAAGGGCCGCAACTTCTACCACAACCTGGCAACCCGCTACGGGTTCGGCGCGGTCGCGGACCGGATCCAGGAGTTGTATCTGAGCGGCCGCAAGCATGAGGCCATCGACGCGGTGCCCGACGAGTTGGTGCGCGGGATCTCGCTGGTCGGCCCACGCGGATTCATCGCCGAACGCTTGGCCGCCTTCACCGAGGCCGGTGTCACCACGCTATTGGTGAGCCCGATGGCGGCAGACCCCGCCGAGTCCGTGCGCTACGTCGAGCAACTCCTACAGCTACGGCCTGCCTGA
- a CDS encoding dienelactone hydrolase family protein: protein MAHTRKLAAALSRRGPHRVLRGDLSFAGLPGVLYTPDAGLNLPGIAFGHDWLTGAARYAGLLEHLASWGIVAGAPDTQRGLAPSVLNLAFDLGSALDIVAGVRLGSGNISVHPAKLGLVGHGFGGSAAVFAAAGLSGLAGLRAKSAVAIFPTVTSPAPEQPAATCKVPGLILTAPGDSKTLNSNALSLSRAWDGATLRIVSKAKAGGLVEGRRLTKAVGLAGPHRATQKAVRSLLTGYLLYALGGDKDYRAFADPVVHLPQTVPVDPEAPPVTPEQKIVALLK, encoded by the coding sequence GTGGCCCACACCCGCAAGCTCGCCGCAGCCCTCAGCCGCCGTGGCCCGCACCGGGTTTTACGTGGCGACTTGTCCTTTGCCGGTTTGCCAGGGGTGCTGTACACCCCGGATGCCGGTCTGAATCTTCCCGGCATCGCATTTGGTCACGACTGGCTTACCGGTGCCGCCCGTTACGCGGGTCTGCTGGAACATCTGGCGTCATGGGGCATCGTGGCCGGCGCTCCCGACACCCAACGGGGTCTCGCGCCCTCGGTGCTCAACCTGGCCTTCGATCTCGGTTCGGCACTCGACATCGTGGCAGGTGTGCGGCTGGGGTCCGGCAATATCAGCGTGCACCCCGCCAAGCTCGGCCTGGTGGGACACGGCTTCGGCGGGTCGGCCGCCGTGTTCGCCGCGGCCGGGCTGTCGGGCTTGGCCGGCCTGCGGGCCAAATCCGCGGTGGCGATTTTCCCGACAGTCACAAGTCCAGCGCCCGAACAGCCGGCCGCGACGTGCAAGGTCCCGGGATTGATCTTGACCGCGCCAGGAGACTCGAAGACGTTGAATTCAAACGCTCTATCGCTGTCCCGCGCTTGGGATGGGGCCACCCTGCGTATCGTCAGCAAAGCCAAAGCCGGCGGTCTGGTGGAGGGGCGGCGCCTGACGAAGGCCGTCGGGCTGGCCGGCCCGCATCGCGCGACGCAAAAAGCGGTTCGGTCGCTGCTGACCGGTTACCTACTCTATGCGCTTGGCGGCGACAAAGACTATCGCGCCTTCGCCGACCCAGTCGTGCACCTGCCCCAGACGGTCCCGGTGGACCCTGAGGCGCCACCGGTGACCCCCGAACAGAAGATCGTCGCGCTGCTGAAGTAA
- the glmS gene encoding glutamine--fructose-6-phosphate transaminase (isomerizing), with translation MCGIVGYVGQRPACEVVMDALRRMEYRGYDSSGIALIDGSAKSGKLTVRRRAGRLSNLESALAEMVPASLAGTVGLGHTRWATHGRPTDRNAHPHRDATGKIAVVHNGIIENFASLRHELETAGVEFASDTDTEVAVHLVAQAYRDGETAGDFAGSVLAVLRRLQGHFTLVFANADEPGTIVAARRSTPLVLGIGDGEMFVGSDVAAFIEHTRDAVELGQDQAVVITADGYRISDFDGNPDLGAAAQHRTFHIDWDLAAAEKGGYEYFMLKEIAEQPDAVADTLLGHFDGGRIVLDEQRLSDQELREIDKVFVVACGTAYHSGLLAKYTIEHWTRLPVEVELASEFRYRDPVLDRSTLVVAISQSGETADTLEAVRHAKEQKAKVLAICNTNGSQIPRECDAVLYTRAGPEIGVASTKTFLAQVAANYLLGLALAQARGTKYPDEVQREYRELEAMPELVARVIAGTGPVADLAYRFAQSTTVLFLGRHVGYPVALEGALKLKELAYMHAEGFAAGELKHGPIALIEDNLPVIVVMPSPKGSATLHAKLLSNIREIQTRGAVTIVIAEEGDDTVRPYADHLIELPAVSTLLQPLLSTIPLQVFAASVAQARGYDVDKPRNLAKSVTVE, from the coding sequence ATGTGTGGAATTGTCGGCTACGTCGGGCAGCGCCCTGCCTGCGAGGTCGTCATGGACGCGCTGCGCAGGATGGAGTACCGCGGCTACGACTCGTCAGGAATCGCGCTGATCGACGGCAGTGCCAAATCGGGCAAGCTGACTGTTCGTCGTCGTGCCGGTCGGCTTTCCAATTTGGAGTCGGCGTTGGCGGAGATGGTCCCGGCGTCGCTGGCCGGCACCGTCGGCCTCGGCCATACCCGGTGGGCCACCCATGGTCGCCCCACCGACCGTAACGCGCACCCGCACCGCGATGCCACCGGCAAGATCGCCGTTGTCCACAACGGCATCATCGAGAACTTCGCCTCCCTTCGCCATGAGCTGGAGACCGCCGGCGTGGAGTTCGCCAGCGACACCGACACCGAGGTGGCCGTGCATCTGGTGGCGCAGGCGTATCGCGACGGCGAGACGGCCGGTGATTTCGCCGGCTCCGTGCTGGCGGTGCTGCGCCGGCTGCAGGGCCACTTCACCCTGGTGTTCGCCAACGCCGACGAGCCCGGCACCATTGTGGCCGCGCGCCGCTCCACCCCGCTGGTGCTCGGGATCGGCGACGGGGAGATGTTCGTCGGCTCCGACGTGGCCGCGTTTATCGAACACACCCGGGATGCGGTCGAACTGGGCCAGGACCAGGCCGTGGTGATCACCGCAGACGGCTACCGGATCAGCGACTTCGACGGCAACCCTGATCTGGGGGCCGCCGCTCAACACCGCACATTTCACATTGACTGGGACCTGGCCGCCGCCGAAAAGGGCGGCTACGAGTACTTCATGCTCAAGGAGATCGCCGAGCAGCCCGACGCGGTAGCCGACACGCTGCTCGGGCATTTCGACGGCGGCCGGATCGTGCTCGACGAACAGCGGTTGAGCGACCAGGAACTCCGCGAGATCGACAAGGTGTTTGTGGTCGCCTGCGGTACCGCGTATCACTCCGGGCTGTTGGCGAAATACACCATCGAGCACTGGACGCGGCTGCCCGTCGAGGTGGAGCTGGCCAGCGAATTTCGCTACCGGGACCCCGTGCTGGACCGCAGCACGCTGGTGGTGGCCATTTCGCAATCCGGTGAAACCGCCGACACCCTAGAAGCGGTCCGGCACGCCAAGGAGCAGAAGGCCAAGGTGCTGGCGATCTGCAACACCAACGGCTCCCAAATCCCACGCGAGTGCGACGCGGTGCTGTACACCCGCGCCGGCCCGGAGATCGGCGTCGCCTCAACGAAAACCTTCCTGGCCCAGGTCGCCGCGAACTACCTCCTGGGGCTGGCGTTGGCGCAGGCCCGCGGCACCAAGTACCCCGACGAGGTGCAGCGCGAATACCGGGAGCTGGAAGCGATGCCCGAGCTGGTGGCCCGGGTGATCGCGGGAACAGGGCCGGTGGCCGATTTGGCCTACCGGTTCGCTCAGTCGACGACCGTGCTATTCCTGGGTCGCCATGTCGGGTACCCGGTGGCGCTGGAAGGTGCGTTGAAACTCAAGGAATTGGCCTACATGCACGCCGAGGGGTTCGCCGCCGGCGAACTCAAACACGGCCCCATCGCGTTGATCGAAGACAACCTGCCGGTCATCGTCGTCATGCCGTCGCCCAAGGGGTCGGCAACGCTGCATGCCAAGCTGCTGAGCAATATCCGGGAAATCCAGACCCGCGGCGCGGTGACCATTGTGATCGCCGAGGAAGGCGACGACACGGTGCGTCCCTACGCCGATCACCTGATCGAACTCCCCGCGGTGTCAACGCTGTTGCAGCCGCTGCTGTCGACCATCCCGCTGCAGGTGTTCGCCGCGTCGGTGGCGCAGGCCCGCGGCTACGACGTCGACAAGCCGCGAAATCTGGCCAAGTCCGTCACCGTTGAGTAA
- a CDS encoding rhomboid-like protein has translation MSKRRSWAVVVLRFIGSAPLTYSWLAVLLVTTIIAHHLDRRQWHAIVVAGSTNIAHLAKDPLEVLIDSLLWIDGRYWTPYLVLFTLFLAPAERWLGQLRWITVGLTAHVGATYISEGLLKLAIDSRDAPEKLMHAADIGVSYFLVGVMGMLTYHIVTPWRWGYLVIVLVIFGFPLTRIDPKDLNFTAIGHFSSILIGLCCYALARDRQGRSIDPARVPRLLRRRGSRDASA, from the coding sequence TTGAGTAAACGGCGCTCGTGGGCGGTCGTGGTGTTGCGATTTATCGGCAGCGCACCGTTGACGTATTCATGGCTGGCCGTGCTGCTGGTCACGACGATCATTGCGCACCATCTCGATAGGCGGCAGTGGCATGCCATCGTCGTCGCCGGCTCAACCAACATCGCGCACTTGGCCAAGGATCCGTTGGAAGTCCTGATTGACAGCTTGCTGTGGATCGACGGCCGATACTGGACGCCCTACCTTGTACTGTTCACCCTGTTTCTGGCGCCGGCCGAGCGATGGCTTGGCCAGCTGCGGTGGATCACTGTGGGATTGACTGCGCACGTTGGCGCTACCTATATCAGCGAAGGCTTGCTCAAGCTGGCGATCGATTCTCGTGATGCGCCCGAGAAACTGATGCACGCCGCCGATATTGGAGTCAGTTACTTTCTCGTCGGGGTGATGGGGATGCTGACGTATCACATCGTGACACCGTGGCGATGGGGCTATCTCGTGATCGTGCTCGTCATCTTTGGTTTCCCGCTCACCCGGATCGACCCTAAAGACTTGAACTTCACCGCGATCGGTCATTTCAGTTCGATCCTCATCGGCCTGTGCTGCTATGCGCTGGCCCGAGATCGCCAGGGCCGATCAATTGATCCGGCGCGCGTGCCCAGATTGCTACGTCGACGCGGCAGCCGCGACGCTTCGGCCTGA